The proteins below come from a single Pseudochaenichthys georgianus chromosome 14, fPseGeo1.2, whole genome shotgun sequence genomic window:
- the znf346 gene encoding zinc finger protein 346 isoform X2, with the protein MAVAMQTEDFPYLPSGLAEVNKMIKEHGDLFSDSQCKICSAVLNSESQKLTHYQSKKHANKVRRYLSIQNDKEPALKIFKSSASDSECNNGDTERSKVCHVCNMTFSSPVEAESHYNGKLHTKNLRLKTIGPRKPVPSQTPVTVQPKKKPAEEPSSVPATGVNNNNDDDANNDPDRFCSICLACFNNPLMAQQHYVGKKHRKQMTKLKLMETYGPSTAPASTLKGYPCTVCSIELNSVAQYQSHISGAKHNNQVKKSGVKPAENQEPAEPSFDGEVQFSDGENPFNAFDVEDTQYTPEDTEYSEECQFT; encoded by the exons ATGGCCGTTGCGATGCAGACGGAGGATTTTCCTTACTTACCTTCGGGGCTGGCTGAGG TAAATAAGATGATAAAGGAGCACGGTGACCTGTTTTCTGACTCTCAGTGTAAAATCTGCAGCGCTGTCCTCAATTCTGAGTCCCAGAAGTTGACTCACTATCAG AGCAAGAAACATGCCAACAAAGTGCGCCGTTATCTTTCCATCCAAAACGATAAGGAGCCTGCGCTGAAGATATTCAAGTCGTCAGCATCTGACAGT GAATGTAACAATGGAGACACAGAGCGATCGAAGGTGTGTCACGTGTGCAACATGACCTTCTCCTCTCCGGTGGAGGCCGAGTCGCACTACAACGGCAAACTCCACACCAAGAACCTGAGGCTGAAAACCATCGGCCCCCGGAAACCAG TCCCCTCCCAAACACCAGTAACAGTCCAGCCGAAGAAAAAGCCTGCAGAAGAGCCGAGCAGTGTGCCGGCGACGGgcgtcaacaacaacaatgacGACGACGCCAACAACGACCCAGACCGTTTCTGCTCCATCTGCCTTGCGTGCTTCAACAACCCGCTCATGGCCCAGCAGCACTACGTCGGCAAGAAGCACCGGAAACAGATGACCAAGCTGAAGCTGATGGAGACGTACGGACCCTCCACCGCACCAG CTTCCACGCTAAAGGGCTACCCGTGCACCGTGTGCAGCATCGAACTGAACTCCGTGGCGCAGTACCAGTCTCACATCAGTGGAGCCAAACATAACAACCA AGTGAAGAAGTCAGGCGTGAAACCTGCAGAGAACCAAGAGCCAGCAGAACCATCGTTTGACGGCGAGGTCCAGTTCAGCGACGGAGAGAACCCGTTCAACGCGTTTGACGTGGAGGACACCCAGTACACTCCGGAGGACACTGAGTACTCAGAGGAGTGCCAGTTCACTTGA
- the znf346 gene encoding zinc finger protein 346 isoform X1, producing MAVAMQTEDFPYLPSGLAEVNKMIKEHGDLFSDSQCKICSAVLNSESQKLTHYQSKKHANKVRRYLSIQNDKEPALKIFKSSASDSQECNNGDTERSKVCHVCNMTFSSPVEAESHYNGKLHTKNLRLKTIGPRKPVPSQTPVTVQPKKKPAEEPSSVPATGVNNNNDDDANNDPDRFCSICLACFNNPLMAQQHYVGKKHRKQMTKLKLMETYGPSTAPASTLKGYPCTVCSIELNSVAQYQSHISGAKHNNQVKKSGVKPAENQEPAEPSFDGEVQFSDGENPFNAFDVEDTQYTPEDTEYSEECQFT from the exons ATGGCCGTTGCGATGCAGACGGAGGATTTTCCTTACTTACCTTCGGGGCTGGCTGAGG TAAATAAGATGATAAAGGAGCACGGTGACCTGTTTTCTGACTCTCAGTGTAAAATCTGCAGCGCTGTCCTCAATTCTGAGTCCCAGAAGTTGACTCACTATCAG AGCAAGAAACATGCCAACAAAGTGCGCCGTTATCTTTCCATCCAAAACGATAAGGAGCCTGCGCTGAAGATATTCAAGTCGTCAGCATCTGACAGT CAGGAATGTAACAATGGAGACACAGAGCGATCGAAGGTGTGTCACGTGTGCAACATGACCTTCTCCTCTCCGGTGGAGGCCGAGTCGCACTACAACGGCAAACTCCACACCAAGAACCTGAGGCTGAAAACCATCGGCCCCCGGAAACCAG TCCCCTCCCAAACACCAGTAACAGTCCAGCCGAAGAAAAAGCCTGCAGAAGAGCCGAGCAGTGTGCCGGCGACGGgcgtcaacaacaacaatgacGACGACGCCAACAACGACCCAGACCGTTTCTGCTCCATCTGCCTTGCGTGCTTCAACAACCCGCTCATGGCCCAGCAGCACTACGTCGGCAAGAAGCACCGGAAACAGATGACCAAGCTGAAGCTGATGGAGACGTACGGACCCTCCACCGCACCAG CTTCCACGCTAAAGGGCTACCCGTGCACCGTGTGCAGCATCGAACTGAACTCCGTGGCGCAGTACCAGTCTCACATCAGTGGAGCCAAACATAACAACCA AGTGAAGAAGTCAGGCGTGAAACCTGCAGAGAACCAAGAGCCAGCAGAACCATCGTTTGACGGCGAGGTCCAGTTCAGCGACGGAGAGAACCCGTTCAACGCGTTTGACGTGGAGGACACCCAGTACACTCCGGAGGACACTGAGTACTCAGAGGAGTGCCAGTTCACTTGA